The Triticum aestivum cultivar Chinese Spring chromosome 3A, IWGSC CS RefSeq v2.1, whole genome shotgun sequence genome includes a region encoding these proteins:
- the LOC123061070 gene encoding uncharacterized protein isoform X2: protein MDFLMQPISRFRSSLLEEVGDSLVPAPVAVNLEVAPKAEREAAQQLTVDSGEAQILLAEEVAANRREGSPPTSELSTGKMNPQAPGWNKRLRVGAAAPIRTPCPPRASAFEKAVRFWHPVWQEMAKCQEDRVHAGDSLWVLG, encoded by the exons aTGGATTTTCTGATGCAGCCAATCAGCAG ATTCAGATCCAGTCTGCTTGAGGAGGTAGGGGATAGCTTGGTGCCGGCTCCTGTGGCTGTCAATCTGGAAGTGGCACCGAAGGCGGAGCGGGAGGCGGCGCAGCAGCTGACGGTGGATAGCGGTGAAGCACAAATCTTGTtggcggaggaggtggcggcgaaCAGAAGGGAGGGCTCGCCGCCAACGTCGGAGCTGTCGACGGGGAAGATGAATCCCCAAGCACCAGGGTGGAACAAAAG GCTAAGAGTTGGTGCTGCTGCCCCCATCAGAACACCATGCCCACCTCGTGCGAGTGCGTTTGAGAAGGCAGTCAG GTTTTGGCATCCGGTATGGCAAGAGATGGCTAAATGTCAAGAGGACAGAGTGCATGCAGGAGATAGTTTGTGGGTGCTCG GGTAA
- the LOC123061070 gene encoding uncharacterized protein isoform X1 — protein MDFLMQPISRFRSSLLEEVGDSLVPAPVAVNLEVAPKAEREAAQQLTVDSGEAQILLAEEVAANRREGSPPTSELSTGKMNPQAPGWNKRLRVGAAAPIRTPCPPRASAFEKAVRCFAKNPSENVITPILNGTFDSVAEVYDFYNLFSWEKVLASGMARDG, from the exons aTGGATTTTCTGATGCAGCCAATCAGCAG ATTCAGATCCAGTCTGCTTGAGGAGGTAGGGGATAGCTTGGTGCCGGCTCCTGTGGCTGTCAATCTGGAAGTGGCACCGAAGGCGGAGCGGGAGGCGGCGCAGCAGCTGACGGTGGATAGCGGTGAAGCACAAATCTTGTtggcggaggaggtggcggcgaaCAGAAGGGAGGGCTCGCCGCCAACGTCGGAGCTGTCGACGGGGAAGATGAATCCCCAAGCACCAGGGTGGAACAAAAG GCTAAGAGTTGGTGCTGCTGCCCCCATCAGAACACCATGCCCACCTCGTGCGAGTGCGTTTGAGAAGGCAGTCAGGTGTTTCGCGAAGAACCCATCTGAAAATGTGATCACACCGATTCTTAACGGTACTTTCGACTCTGTGGCCGAGGTGTATGACTTCTACAACTTGTTTTCGTGGGAGAAGGTTTTGGCATCCGGTATGGCAAGAGATGGCTAA